From a region of the Lactuca sativa cultivar Salinas chromosome 4, Lsat_Salinas_v11, whole genome shotgun sequence genome:
- the LOC111876829 gene encoding uncharacterized protein LOC111876829, with protein MGRAKKGPKFAVMKKMVSHKEIKQHKEDVLNPNKKDLTKLPRNVPYVSSALFFTYNTALGPPYRVLVDTNFINFSIQNKLDLEKGMMDCLYAKCTPCITDCVMAELEKLGQKYRVALRIAKDPRFERLPCTHKGTYADDCIVERVTQHKCYLVATCDRDLKRRIRKIPGVPIMYITQHKYSIERLPEATMGGAPRM; from the exons ATGGGGAGAGCAAAGAAGGGTCCAAAATTCGCTGTAATGAAGAAAATGGTCTCTCATAAAGAGATTAAACA ACATAAAGAAGACGTTTTGAACCCTAACAAAAAGGATTTAACAAAGCTCCCTAGAAATGT ACCCTATGTTTCTTCTGCTCTGTTCTTTACATACAATACTGCTCTGGGACCTCCTTATCGAGTTTTGGTCGATACCAACTTCATCAATTTCTCCATCCAAAATAAA CTGGACTTGGAGAAGGGAATGATGGATTGCTTATATGCAAAAT GCACTCCATGTATTACTGATTGTGTGATGGCTGAACTTGAAAAGCTTGGTCAGAAATATCGCGTTGCTTTAAG AATTGCTAAGGATCCTAGATTTGAAAGGCTTCCTTGTACTCACAAAGGAACTTATGCTGATGACTGCATTGTTGAAAGAGTTACTCAG CATAAGTGTTATTTGGTGGCGACATGTGATAGAGATTTGAAACGTAGGATTCGCaag ataCCTGGTGTGCCTATTATGTATATCACACAACACAAATACTCAATTGAAAGATTGCCTGAAGCAACAATGGGTGGAG CTCCAAGAATGTAA